In Lentibacillus amyloliquefaciens, one DNA window encodes the following:
- a CDS encoding RluA family pseudouridine synthase: MTQQHKVTETEQNMRIDKLLAGLITKSSRSEIQTWITDDHVYVNGSQVKSNYKCRRGDIIEWTEPEQTSLTIDPENIPLTVVYEDDELLVINKPRGMVVHPSAGHPHGTLVNALLYHCDRLSHINGDHRPGIVHRIDKDTSGLLVVAKNDTAHISLAEQLSEKDIDRRYEAIVHGVIEHETGLIDAPIGRDPHDRKKMGVTDEGKPSVTHFRVVKRYADFTHLECKLETGRTHQIRVHMKYIEFPIAGDPKYGRRKTLNIDGQALHAKSISFKHPTKNEAMHFEVDVPSYFQKLLAELEK, from the coding sequence ATGACTCAACAGCACAAAGTAACCGAAACTGAGCAAAACATGCGCATTGATAAATTGCTGGCCGGACTGATCACTAAAAGTTCGCGTTCTGAGATTCAAACATGGATAACAGATGATCATGTGTACGTAAATGGTTCACAGGTTAAATCGAATTACAAATGCCGGAGAGGCGATATAATCGAATGGACAGAACCTGAACAGACTTCATTAACGATAGATCCGGAAAATATTCCGCTGACAGTTGTATATGAAGATGATGAGCTTCTCGTTATTAATAAGCCGAGAGGAATGGTCGTTCACCCGTCTGCGGGACACCCGCACGGTACCCTTGTGAATGCATTGCTTTATCACTGCGACAGGTTATCACACATCAATGGTGATCATCGACCGGGAATCGTTCACCGAATTGATAAAGATACAAGTGGCCTGCTGGTAGTTGCGAAAAATGACACAGCACATATCAGTCTTGCTGAGCAGTTGTCTGAAAAAGATATTGACCGGCGCTATGAAGCAATCGTCCACGGTGTTATTGAGCATGAAACAGGTCTGATCGATGCGCCGATCGGAAGAGACCCACATGACCGGAAGAAAATGGGGGTTACCGACGAAGGCAAGCCATCTGTCACACATTTTCGTGTTGTAAAACGTTATGCCGATTTTACGCATCTGGAATGTAAACTGGAAACAGGGCGAACCCACCAGATTCGGGTTCATATGAAATATATTGAGTTTCCGATTGCAGGCGATCCAAAATACGGCCGGCGAAAAACACTGAATATTGACGGGCAGGCATTACACGCGAAATCAATTTCTTTTAAGCACCCGACAAAAAATGAGGCAATGCATTTTGAAGTTGACGTGCCTTCCTATTTTCAGAAACTCTTGGCAGAACTTGAAAAATGA
- the ileS gene encoding isoleucine--tRNA ligase, producing the protein MDYKDTLLMPKTKFPMRGNLPNKEPERQKKWEENRIYEKGQERTKGRPLFILHDGPPYANGDLHIGHALNKILKDFITRYRSMSGYHAPYVPGWDTHGLPVETALTKKKKVDRKKMSIAEFRQKCAEYAMGQLDNQREQFKKFGVRGDWDNPYITLTKDYEAAQIKVFGEMAKKGYIYRGLKPVYWSPSSESALAEAEIEYHDKRSPSIYVAFDVTDGKGVLDGDEKIIIWTTTPWTIPANLGIALHPELEYAVVKVNGEKYVIAHELLETMTEELEWENPEVIKTFKGEEADKVVAKHPFYDRDSLVMLGEHVTTDAGTGCVHTAPGHGEDDFYMSREYGIEPLSPVNYQGYFTNEAPGLEGEFYDKANKTITEKLEETGALLKLSFITHSYPHDWRTKKPTIFRATSQWFASIKDFRENILEEINRINWYPAWGETRLYNMVRDREDWCISRQRTWGVPIPVFYAEDGTPIINNETVEHVSKLFAEHGSNVWFEREAKDLLPEGFASEHSPNGKFTKETDIMDVWFDSGSSHEAVLMGREDHKRPADVYLEGSDQYRGWFNSSISTAVAVTGRAPYETIVSHGFTLDGNGRKMSKSLGNVMDPLKIQKQLGIDILRLWVSSVDYQADVRISQEILKQISEVYRKIRNTIRFMLGNLADFNPETDALPEAEMGEVDRYMLHRLQGLTKDVRNSYDVYEYSPIYSRIHNFCTIDLSSFYLDFAKDILYIEPADSHNRRSIQTAYYEIVTTLVKLLTPIIPHTTDEMWEYIPHVQEESVQLTDIPEPRNITGFDQLDDKWDHFMNIRDDVLKALEEAREDKVIGKSLEAKITIVPKDNKTKEVLKGIDDVHQLFIVSEADITDNASDVNEYHYVDVHVEKHPGEKCARCWTASETVGSDHDHPDLCSRCAGIVGEHYSA; encoded by the coding sequence TTGGATTATAAAGACACATTATTGATGCCCAAAACAAAATTTCCAATGCGTGGCAATTTGCCGAATAAAGAACCTGAACGTCAGAAAAAATGGGAAGAAAACCGGATATATGAAAAAGGGCAGGAACGTACGAAAGGACGTCCGCTTTTCATTTTGCATGACGGACCTCCGTATGCAAATGGTGATTTGCATATCGGGCATGCCCTGAATAAAATATTGAAAGATTTTATCACACGATACAGATCAATGAGCGGGTACCATGCACCATATGTGCCTGGGTGGGATACACATGGCCTCCCTGTTGAAACTGCTTTAACCAAAAAGAAAAAAGTCGACCGCAAAAAAATGAGCATTGCGGAATTCAGACAAAAGTGTGCCGAATACGCCATGGGTCAGCTCGATAACCAGCGTGAACAGTTTAAAAAGTTTGGCGTCCGAGGTGATTGGGATAATCCTTATATCACGTTGACAAAAGATTATGAAGCAGCTCAGATCAAAGTGTTCGGTGAAATGGCCAAAAAAGGCTATATCTATAGGGGACTGAAGCCTGTATATTGGTCACCATCTTCTGAGTCGGCATTGGCAGAAGCGGAAATTGAATATCATGATAAACGCTCGCCGTCCATCTATGTTGCGTTTGATGTGACAGATGGCAAAGGTGTGCTTGATGGTGATGAGAAAATCATTATCTGGACGACAACACCATGGACGATTCCAGCCAACCTGGGTATTGCACTGCATCCTGAACTGGAATATGCAGTCGTTAAAGTCAATGGTGAGAAATATGTAATCGCCCATGAACTGCTGGAAACAATGACAGAAGAACTGGAATGGGAAAATCCGGAAGTCATCAAAACGTTCAAGGGAGAAGAAGCGGATAAAGTCGTTGCCAAACACCCTTTTTATGACCGTGATTCACTTGTGATGCTGGGCGAACATGTAACGACAGACGCGGGAACCGGCTGTGTTCACACAGCGCCGGGACACGGTGAAGATGACTTCTATATGTCGCGGGAGTATGGTATTGAACCACTGTCACCGGTTAATTATCAAGGTTATTTCACTAATGAGGCGCCCGGTCTTGAAGGCGAGTTTTATGATAAAGCGAATAAAACAATAACCGAAAAGCTGGAAGAGACAGGAGCACTTCTTAAACTGTCATTTATTACGCACTCGTATCCGCATGACTGGCGGACGAAAAAGCCGACGATTTTCCGTGCGACTTCACAGTGGTTCGCATCCATCAAGGACTTCCGCGAAAATATCCTTGAGGAAATCAATCGAATCAATTGGTATCCTGCCTGGGGTGAAACACGGCTGTACAACATGGTTCGTGATCGTGAAGACTGGTGTATTTCCCGGCAGCGGACATGGGGTGTGCCGATTCCAGTGTTTTATGCCGAAGACGGAACCCCGATTATCAATAATGAAACGGTTGAACATGTTTCCAAATTATTTGCTGAGCACGGCTCAAACGTATGGTTTGAACGGGAAGCAAAAGATTTATTGCCTGAAGGGTTTGCCTCTGAACATAGCCCAAATGGCAAGTTCACGAAAGAAACGGATATCATGGATGTCTGGTTCGACTCCGGTTCGTCTCATGAAGCTGTGCTAATGGGCCGGGAAGATCACAAGCGTCCGGCTGATGTTTATCTTGAAGGAAGCGACCAGTATCGCGGCTGGTTCAATTCATCCATCTCAACGGCGGTCGCTGTTACAGGCAGAGCACCATATGAAACAATTGTCAGCCACGGCTTTACTTTGGATGGTAATGGCCGTAAAATGAGTAAATCACTCGGCAATGTCATGGATCCGTTAAAAATTCAAAAGCAGCTAGGAATTGATATTCTGCGCTTGTGGGTTTCTTCAGTTGACTATCAGGCAGACGTCCGGATTTCACAGGAGATTCTGAAGCAAATTTCAGAAGTATACCGGAAAATCCGTAATACAATCCGGTTCATGCTTGGCAACCTTGCAGACTTCAATCCGGAGACAGATGCGTTGCCTGAAGCGGAGATGGGAGAAGTCGACCGTTATATGCTGCATCGTCTGCAGGGATTGACGAAAGACGTAAGGAATAGCTATGACGTCTATGAATACTCACCAATCTATTCACGTATTCATAATTTCTGTACAATTGACTTAAGTTCATTCTATCTTGATTTTGCCAAAGATATTTTATATATTGAACCAGCAGATAGTCACAACCGCAGAAGTATCCAGACAGCTTATTATGAGATTGTGACAACACTGGTAAAACTATTGACACCGATCATTCCGCATACGACTGATGAAATGTGGGAATATATACCCCACGTCCAAGAGGAAAGTGTGCAGTTGACAGATATCCCGGAACCAAGGAACATCACCGGATTTGATCAGCTTGACGATAAATGGGATCATTTCATGAACATTCGCGATGACGTGCTGAAAGCGTTGGAAGAAGCCCGGGAAGACAAAGTCATCGGCAAATCGCTTGAAGCCAAAATAACCATCGTTCCAAAAGATAACAAAACAAAGGAAGTGCTTAAAGGAATCGATGATGTGCATCAGTTATTCATCGTTTCAGAAGCAGACATAACGGATAATGCTTCTGATGTGAATGAATACCATTATGTGGATGTTCACGTTGAAAAACATCCAGGTGAAAAATGTGCACGCTGCTGGACAGCTTCGGAAACGGTCGGCAGCGATCATGACCACCCGGACTTATGTTCACGCTGTGCCGGTATCGTGGGCGAGCATTACAGTGCATAA
- a CDS encoding DivIVA domain-containing protein — protein MALTPLDIHNKEFTRSFRGYDEDEVNDFLDQIIKDYEMSIREKKDLQEKVEQLNEKLGHFTNIESTLNNSILIAQETAEELKGNAQKESKLIIKEAEKNADRIVNEALNKSRRIEMDIEELKKQAKVFRTRLKMLVEAQLDVIDANDWEGLFEEENDEETEENLSDAPDYAESKA, from the coding sequence GTGGCATTAACACCCTTGGATATTCATAATAAAGAGTTTACAAGAAGCTTTCGCGGATATGATGAGGATGAGGTCAATGACTTTTTGGATCAGATTATCAAAGACTATGAAATGTCGATCCGCGAGAAAAAAGACTTACAGGAAAAAGTAGAACAATTAAATGAGAAACTGGGACATTTCACAAATATTGAAAGCACATTGAACAACTCAATTCTGATTGCACAAGAAACAGCTGAAGAATTAAAAGGAAACGCTCAAAAAGAATCCAAGTTAATTATCAAAGAAGCCGAAAAGAATGCAGACCGTATTGTTAACGAAGCATTAAATAAATCGCGCAGAATTGAAATGGATATTGAAGAATTGAAAAAACAGGCAAAAGTGTTCCGCACCCGATTGAAAATGCTTGTGGAAGCACAGCTGGATGTTATTGATGCGAACGACTGGGAAGGATTATTTGAAGAAGAAAATGATGAAGAAACTGAAGAGAACTTAAGTGATGCACCTGACTATGCAGAATCCAAGGCATAG
- the lspA gene encoding signal peptidase II, which yields MFLYYILALLVIAIDQLSKWVVVKTMELGEQITVIDNFFYLTSHRNSGAAWGILQGQMGFFYVITVVVVIGLIYFMQKYARESKLLAIALSLILGGAIGNFIDRLFMKEVVDFFDFIIFGYDYPIFNIADSALVVGVILVIIITIIDERKEKLKNDSTAQSNRN from the coding sequence ATGTTTTTATATTACATATTGGCACTGCTTGTTATAGCAATTGACCAGTTGTCCAAGTGGGTTGTTGTGAAGACGATGGAACTTGGTGAACAGATAACGGTCATCGATAATTTTTTCTATTTAACATCACATCGCAATAGTGGGGCAGCCTGGGGCATCCTGCAGGGTCAAATGGGGTTTTTCTATGTTATCACTGTCGTTGTCGTTATAGGACTTATTTATTTCATGCAAAAATATGCCAGGGAGAGTAAGCTTCTCGCAATCGCTCTAAGTTTAATACTCGGAGGTGCAATCGGGAACTTTATTGACCGGCTGTTCATGAAAGAAGTGGTTGATTTCTTTGATTTTATCATTTTCGGGTATGATTATCCGATATTTAATATAGCAGATTCAGCCTTAGTCGTTGGCGTTATTTTAGTGATTATTATAACCATCATTGATGAACGAAAGGAAAAGCTTAAAAATGACTCAACAGCACAAAGTAACCGAAACTGA
- a CDS encoding aspartate carbamoyltransferase catalytic subunit: MHHFISTRELSFASIHHIIKTAETMRKKPESIQNGHFAANLFFEPSTRTKMSFQVAETKLGIAPLDFQMESSSMAKGESLYDTARTYEAIGADLLVVRHACDDWYDELADVSIPIINAGAGKGEHPTQAMLDLLTIYQEFGSFKNLNVAIAGDIKHSRVARSNAYALMTLGANVCFAAAPGFEDDSFDVPYVSMDEACETCDVLMLLRIQHERHAQASYQTTSYLADYGLTMERERRMQNHAIVLHPAPVNRGVEIDSRLVEEKRSRIFKQMENGVYARMAIISTLLNGRSAIYENFTERHQTIAT, from the coding sequence ATGCATCATTTCATATCAACGCGTGAGCTTTCCTTTGCTTCAATTCATCATATTATAAAGACTGCTGAGACTATGCGGAAAAAACCGGAATCAATACAAAACGGCCATTTTGCGGCAAATTTGTTTTTTGAACCGAGCACACGGACAAAAATGAGTTTTCAGGTGGCTGAAACAAAGCTGGGAATAGCACCCCTTGATTTTCAGATGGAAAGTTCCAGTATGGCCAAAGGTGAATCACTTTATGATACAGCACGGACGTATGAAGCAATCGGGGCGGATCTTTTGGTCGTCCGGCATGCTTGTGACGACTGGTATGACGAGTTAGCCGATGTTTCAATACCAATTATCAATGCAGGCGCAGGGAAAGGAGAGCATCCGACTCAAGCGATGCTCGATCTTTTGACAATCTATCAGGAATTCGGCTCGTTTAAAAATTTGAATGTGGCTATAGCCGGTGATATCAAGCATAGCCGGGTAGCGCGTTCCAATGCCTATGCTCTGATGACGCTTGGTGCAAATGTGTGTTTTGCGGCTGCCCCCGGATTTGAAGATGATTCATTTGATGTGCCATACGTATCGATGGATGAAGCATGTGAGACCTGTGACGTGCTGATGCTCTTAAGAATCCAGCATGAACGCCATGCTCAAGCATCCTATCAAACGACGTCATATCTTGCTGACTACGGCCTCACGATGGAACGCGAACGGCGAATGCAGAATCATGCTATTGTGCTGCATCCGGCACCTGTAAATCGAGGTGTTGAGATTGACAGCCGATTAGTAGAAGAGAAGCGTTCAAGGATTTTTAAACAAATGGAAAATGGTGTCTATGCACGAATGGCCATTATATCAACCTTGTTAAACGGAAGGAGCGCTATTTATGAAAATTTTACTGAAAGACACCAGACAATTGCTACATGA
- a CDS encoding RNA-binding protein, translating to MDIHQHFRHDEHPFIDQVLSWIDDVEKTYQMKVTDFLDPREQQIVDMLTGTSLEELKVYKHGGSKNAERQRVIIAPMYEEVKEDAFQLSLLQGSYNDKFISLGHRDVMGAFLSQGIKRQKLGDIHVEDGLIQIIMGSEIAPFVLTNLTAIKRARIKLEEQPLSYVMEKEPNWDESNHIVSSLRLDTVVKVIYKLPRKDAGEMIKKGLVKVNYKVTDDRKLVLEEGDMISLRGKGRSKIIGINGRTKKGKVNITTGQLK from the coding sequence ATGGATATTCACCAGCATTTCAGGCATGATGAACATCCCTTCATTGACCAGGTGTTATCCTGGATTGACGATGTTGAAAAAACTTACCAAATGAAGGTTACCGATTTTCTTGACCCAAGGGAGCAGCAGATTGTTGATATGTTGACAGGGACGAGCCTTGAGGAATTGAAGGTTTATAAGCATGGCGGCAGCAAAAATGCTGAAAGACAGCGGGTTATCATTGCACCGATGTACGAAGAAGTGAAGGAAGACGCTTTTCAGCTGTCTTTACTTCAAGGGTCTTACAACGATAAGTTTATATCACTTGGCCACCGGGATGTTATGGGAGCGTTTTTATCCCAAGGAATCAAACGTCAGAAGCTTGGTGATATTCACGTTGAAGATGGGCTCATACAAATTATCATGGGAAGTGAGATTGCGCCATTTGTGCTCACGAACCTGACTGCAATCAAACGGGCAAGAATTAAGCTGGAAGAACAGCCGCTTTCATACGTCATGGAAAAAGAACCGAATTGGGACGAATCCAATCATATTGTCTCATCACTGCGATTGGACACAGTTGTAAAAGTCATCTACAAACTGCCGCGCAAAGACGCCGGGGAAATGATTAAAAAAGGACTTGTGAAGGTAAATTATAAAGTGACCGATGACCGTAAGTTGGTTCTGGAAGAAGGCGACATGATTTCGTTAAGAGGGAAAGGCCGCAGCAAAATCATTGGCATAAACGGCCGTACAAAAAAAGGTAAGGTCAATATCACAACAGGACAATTAAAATGA
- a CDS encoding solute carrier family 23 protein, whose protein sequence is MDKHEMVMDVQEKPKLQKWVVLSLQHLFAMFGSTILVPFLTGLSPAVALISSGLGTLAYLLITKGKIPAYLGSSFAFIAPIIGASSAGGPAGAMVGTFLAGVVYGVVALLIRFLGLNWLMRILPPIVVGPVIIVIGLGLASTAIDMAMYVPGLDENVYSGTHFSVALFTLFVTIIASIFFKGFFSLIPILIGIVSGYMFALFQGIVDVSGITAGWDSIMSAGSTGEFFAAIFKSPDFVVPFVHYSPVEILSGEIVLLMAPVALVTIAEHIGDQMVLSKIVGRNFLKQPGLHRSILGDGAATMIASFLGGPPNTTYGENIGVLSITRVFSVFVIGGAALIAICFGFVGVITAAISSIPSAVMGGVSILLFGIIASNGLRMLIDNQIDLSDKRNLVIASVILVIGVGGAFIQLSDNLQIAGMALSAIIGVLLNLVLPGKESGYGNGAMFDDSDVQKNQKPSDAA, encoded by the coding sequence ATGGATAAACACGAAATGGTAATGGACGTACAAGAAAAACCGAAGCTGCAAAAATGGGTTGTGCTGAGTCTGCAGCATTTATTCGCAATGTTTGGTTCCACAATTCTAGTCCCGTTTTTGACCGGACTGTCACCTGCTGTCGCATTAATCTCCAGTGGTCTGGGAACGCTTGCTTATTTGCTGATTACGAAGGGGAAAATTCCGGCTTACTTAGGTTCAAGCTTTGCATTTATTGCCCCGATTATTGGTGCCAGCTCTGCAGGAGGACCTGCGGGAGCGATGGTTGGTACGTTTTTGGCAGGCGTTGTTTATGGTGTTGTTGCTTTATTGATCAGATTTCTTGGTCTAAATTGGCTGATGCGTATTTTGCCGCCGATTGTTGTCGGACCTGTCATTATTGTTATCGGGCTTGGCCTTGCTTCAACGGCTATCGATATGGCCATGTATGTACCTGGTCTTGATGAAAATGTATACAGTGGCACGCACTTCAGTGTTGCGCTATTTACACTGTTCGTGACGATTATCGCGTCGATTTTCTTCAAAGGATTCTTTAGTCTGATTCCGATCTTAATCGGTATTGTATCAGGATATATGTTTGCACTTTTCCAGGGGATTGTTGATGTGTCAGGAATAACAGCGGGATGGGATTCGATTATGTCAGCAGGGTCGACGGGTGAATTTTTCGCTGCAATTTTTAAATCGCCTGACTTTGTTGTGCCGTTTGTTCACTACTCACCGGTCGAAATCCTAAGTGGTGAAATTGTTCTGTTAATGGCACCTGTAGCCCTTGTTACAATTGCTGAGCATATAGGGGATCAGATGGTGCTGTCAAAAATCGTGGGACGAAACTTTCTTAAACAGCCCGGTTTGCATCGATCAATCCTTGGTGACGGTGCAGCAACCATGATTGCTTCTTTTCTTGGCGGACCGCCGAATACAACATACGGGGAAAATATCGGTGTTCTCTCGATCACCAGAGTATTCAGCGTGTTTGTGATCGGGGGCGCTGCTCTCATAGCGATTTGCTTCGGTTTTGTTGGTGTCATCACAGCTGCAATCAGCTCGATTCCATCAGCGGTTATGGGAGGTGTATCAATTCTCTTGTTCGGGATCATTGCCTCAAACGGGTTGCGTATGCTGATTGATAATCAGATTGACTTAAGTGATAAACGAAATCTTGTCATAGCATCTGTCATTCTTGTCATTGGTGTTGGCGGCGCTTTTATCCAGCTGTCAGACAACCTGCAAATCGCCGGAATGGCATTATCGGCCATCATTGGTGTATTGCTGAATCTTGTCTTACCCGGTAAAGAAAGCGGTTATGGCAACGGCGCGATGTTTGATGACAGTGACGTGCAGAAAAACCAAAAACCCAGTGACGCAGCTTAA
- a CDS encoding YggT family protein: MQSILSLLYLALELYSFALIIYIFMSWFPGARESSFGVFLAKICEPYLEPFRKIIPPIGMLDISPIVAIFVLYFARVFGLPVLFSWF; encoded by the coding sequence ATGCAATCGATACTCAGTTTATTATATCTTGCATTAGAGCTTTATAGTTTTGCTCTGATCATTTATATATTTATGTCCTGGTTTCCAGGAGCACGCGAATCTTCATTTGGCGTCTTTTTAGCAAAAATATGCGAGCCTTATCTTGAACCGTTCAGAAAAATAATTCCACCGATTGGCATGCTGGACATCTCCCCGATTGTCGCGATTTTTGTCCTCTATTTTGCGAGGGTCTTCGGTCTGCCTGTCCTGTTCAGCTGGTTCTAA
- a CDS encoding dihydroorotase: MKILLKDTRQLLHDNETERCDILIEKGQISKIASEINEDADKLIDCKHHMVFPGFIDVHVHLREPGGEHKETIKTGTEAAARGGFTTICAMPNTKPVPDNSETLQALLNKIDADSCIRVLSYASITKNLNGEELTDISGLAAMGAFAFTDDGVGIQTADFMLKAMREAAANNKPIVAHCEDNSLVYGGVVHNGEVSERLGQPGIPSLSESVQIARDVLLAEATGCHYHVCHVSTKESVRVIRDAKKAGIHVTAEVTPHHLLLNEEAVKANDANFKMNPPLRSKADQQALIDGLLDGTIDFIATDHAPHAAEEKKAGFRQAPFGIVGLETAFPLLYTYLVKTKKATLNELIDWITVKPANTFHLPYGVLKEGSTADLTIVDLNKSAHFDKKTFYSKGKNTPFHGWQVQGIPVATIAEGKIVYEEGLDD; encoded by the coding sequence ATGAAAATTTTACTGAAAGACACCAGACAATTGCTACATGATAACGAAACGGAGCGTTGTGACATTTTAATAGAGAAAGGCCAAATCAGCAAAATAGCATCTGAAATAAATGAAGACGCCGATAAACTGATCGATTGTAAACATCATATGGTGTTTCCAGGCTTCATCGATGTGCATGTTCATTTGCGGGAACCCGGAGGAGAACATAAAGAGACAATCAAAACTGGGACAGAAGCAGCTGCCCGCGGCGGTTTCACAACGATATGTGCGATGCCGAATACGAAACCTGTGCCGGATAACAGTGAAACACTTCAAGCGTTATTGAATAAAATTGATGCGGATTCGTGCATTCGTGTGCTTTCGTACGCATCAATCACGAAAAATTTGAACGGTGAGGAACTGACTGACATATCCGGCCTTGCTGCGATGGGTGCATTTGCGTTTACTGATGATGGTGTTGGAATTCAAACAGCTGATTTTATGCTGAAGGCAATGCGTGAAGCGGCAGCTAATAATAAGCCGATTGTGGCACATTGTGAAGATAATTCACTTGTGTATGGCGGTGTCGTTCATAACGGGGAAGTAAGTGAGCGTCTCGGGCAGCCGGGTATCCCTTCACTGAGTGAGTCGGTGCAAATTGCCCGGGACGTGCTGCTGGCTGAAGCAACCGGCTGTCATTACCACGTCTGTCACGTGAGTACAAAGGAATCGGTAAGGGTTATCCGCGATGCGAAAAAAGCAGGCATTCATGTAACCGCCGAAGTGACACCGCACCACTTATTATTAAATGAAGAAGCGGTCAAAGCGAACGATGCTAATTTTAAAATGAATCCACCATTGCGCAGTAAAGCAGATCAGCAGGCATTAATCGATGGGCTGCTTGATGGCACAATCGATTTTATTGCAACCGATCATGCCCCGCATGCAGCAGAGGAAAAAAAGGCAGGCTTTCGACAAGCACCATTCGGCATTGTCGGTCTGGAAACGGCTTTTCCACTGTTATATACATACCTGGTCAAAACAAAAAAGGCAACTTTGAACGAATTAATCGACTGGATAACTGTTAAACCGGCCAATACCTTTCATCTGCCTTATGGCGTGCTTAAGGAAGGTAGCACGGCCGATCTGACCATCGTGGATTTGAATAAAAGTGCCCATTTTGATAAGAAGACATTTTATTCAAAAGGGAAAAACACGCCTTTTCATGGTTGGCAGGTGCAGGGAATTCCTGTAGCAACTATTGCAGAAGGAAAAATTGTTTACGAGGAGGGATTGGATGACTAA